The following proteins come from a genomic window of Athalia rosae chromosome 1, iyAthRosa1.1, whole genome shotgun sequence:
- the LOC105683498 gene encoding PAN2-PAN3 deadenylation complex catalytic subunit PAN2 isoform X4, protein MSWINWEESNYDLSSEGFVPAAEQFGEEFAGAEFQETRTLLADGGDRFGVSTVTFDNVEELMWMGNQGGHVTSYYGPGLQKYTSFQVHATQEVRQIHPIDEGILVLTQSMLRCQLRRGIPIFTHMSANMIDMQCVLQTSPTRMLMGGHQEKIIDFNLTRGKETGLVHVGDHGCAILRQHSRLICAGNPAGRIDLRDPSTLSIEHTLDTHSGSLSDFDVQGNYLVTCGFSNSRQGLSVDRFLMAYDLRQMRALTPCTTLVYPLLLRFLPSYSSRVAVVSPLGQMQLLDTIYANVQPPMTCLYQVATAGAMALSFDVSSTSQCLCFGDSSGSIHFLATNMPEPQFNTFSRPTEFADPVETLQPIAFDDNMTPVSTIPMVYNGQSLLSDWPEEFMKKVYRKTPAIDAEILRTMKMQGTIGYAPNPQAFRRNQIPYNLEKRRGVATKLFAGDSRAKTDDGTFIAIPKRYRKIEVKYSRLGYDEFDFDQYNRTSFCGLEATLPNSYCNAMLQLLYYSEPVRIALLSHTCQREFCLSCELGFLFHMLDTSRGFPCQAANFLRAFRTVPEASALGLILSDLHPEAKRKTSLIRLIQSWNRFILHQMHYEILETRKRVQEEEEAARLKAGPKNPPFVYNEQDFPSILQDLGSRYRSHDEERKKRRKQEEDGKYMWITSKDSNCKKPAEESEIKDEETEISRLFGSEQIHIHRCLKCGREASKRSIMLLCNLVYPDIINPAEEVPFTSVLAGSLRPEKITPAWCDNCQKFTPTLQTRQLTKLPQILALNCGLDSQQDKAFWQNQMDVVVQRVINGKDASPARSPVPITIKPCRYGANCTRIGCRFKHAGRDSDTIPTSATPPTATTPVPTPPSHLYYSHSWVPHHIEIALNPNGELSMNKIDKISQTDYGLANINTSPSAIVENGQGDNKVPIFEKLEESTPNENHIAEPEGRRLSDNSLEIAGVGSVKKVQYSLSAVVCHIDDKNDEDRRNIVALIRVSPSYHERSTGSAVSQWYIFNDFCISAVTPQEAVWFNLDWKVPCVLHYTAEPPLETLPYVSPLTSDVFGEDKCIARSGGTRGITFTPLTSDEMPKKGELVAIDAEFVTLNQEESELRSDGKMSTIKPSHMSVARITCIRGQGPLEGTPFIDDYISTQEQVVDYLTKFSGIQPGDLDANFSSKHLTTLKSTYQKLRFLVDNGIIFVGHGLKNDFRVINLVVPAEQVIDTVLLFHLPHHRMVSLRFLTWHFLGKKIQSETHDSTEDARAALELYKKYNELEAQGNLTETLKALYSVGTKLQWKVPDS, encoded by the exons aTGTCGTGGATAAACT gGGAAGAATCAAACTATGACTTATCTAGCGAGGGGTTTGTACCTGCTGCAGAGCAATTTGGGGAAGAATTTGCAGGGGCTGAGTTCCAAGAAACGAGAACGCTACTTGCAGATGGCGGCGATAGGTTTGGTGTGTCCACTGTCACTTTTGATAATGTGGAAGAACTCATGTGGATGGGTAATCAAGGG GGTCACGTGACATCGTATTATGGACCTGGCCTTCAGAAATATACATCATTCCAAGTGCACGCAACTCAAGAAGTGCGCCAAATCCATCCAATCGATGAGGGAATCCTTGTGTTAACCCAGAGCATGCTACGATGCCAACTACGTCGTGGTATACCAATATttacacacat GTCTGCGAATATGATCGATATGCAATGCGTTCTCCAAACTTCACCAACGAGAATGCTAATGGGAGGTCatcaggaaaaaataatcgatttcAATCTCACCAGGGGGAAAGAGACAGGATTG GTGCACGTAGGAGACCACGGCTGTGCGATACTTAGACAACATAGCAGACTAATATGTGCCGGAAATCCTGCAGGCAGGATTGATCTTCGAGATCCAAGTACTTTGTCTATAGAACACACTTTGGATACGCACAGCGGCTCACTTAGCGATTTTGATGTTCAGGGAAATTATCTTGTCACCTGTGGATTCAGCAACAG CCGCCAGGGGCTCTCGGTGGATAGGTTTTTGATGGCCTATGATTTGAGACAAATGCGAGCTCTCACCCCATGCACAACCCTTGTCTACCCACTACTACTGAGATTTCTACCAAGCTATTCAAGCCGAGTAGCCGTTGTGTCACCCTTAGGACAAATGCAACTTTTGGATACGATTTATGCAAATGTGCAACCACCCATGACTTGCTTGTACCAA GTAGCTACTGCGGGTGCAATGGCGTTATCATTCGACGTTTCTTCCACGTCGCAATGTCTATGCTTCGGTGATTCATCTGGGTCAATTCACTTTCTGGCCACAAACATGCCGGAACCGCAGTTCAATACGTTTTCCAG ACCTACCGAGTTTGCTGACCCAGTCGAAACACTTCAGCCTATTGCGTTTGATGATAATATGACACCAGTGAGCACGATACCTATGGTATACAACGGTCAATCATTACTGAGCGATTGGCCTGAAGAATTTATGAAGAAAGTTTACAG aaaaacacCTGCGATTGATGCAGAAATATTACGCACAATGAAGATGCAAGGGACCATAGGATACGCTCCTAATCCTCAGGCTTTCCGCAGAAACCAA ATTCCGTACAATTTGGAAAAACGACGCGGTGTAGCAACAAAACTATTCGCAGGGGATTCTCGCGCAAAGACAGACGATGGTACCTTTATTGCAATTCCTAAACGTTatcgtaaaattgaagttAAATATTCACGTCTTGGATATGATGAGTTTGATTTCGATCAATACAATCGAACCAGCTTTTGTGGCTTGGAAGCAACTCTGCCAAATAGCTATTGCAATGCTATGCTTCAG CTCCTGTACTACAGCGAACCAGTAAGAATAGCACTGTTGTCCCATACGTGCCAAAGAGAATTTTGCCTGTCTTGCGAACTGGGTTTTCTCTTCCACATGTTGGACACTTCTCGAGGCTTTCCGTGTCAAGCTGCAAATTTTCTTAGAGCTTTTAGAACCGTTCCTGAAGCTTCAGCTCTAGGGCTCATACTTAGCGATCTCCATCccgaagcaaaaagaaaaactagtTTGATTAGGTTGATTCAG AGCTGGAACAGATTTATTCTACACCAAATGCACTACGAAATTTTAGAGACGCGTAAACGTGTtcaggaagaggaggaggctGCCCGTCTTAAAGCAGGACCTAAAAACCCTCCATTTGTTTATAACGAGCAGGATTTTCCCAGCATACTTCAAGACCTTGGTTCTAGATACAGAAGTCATGACGAggagcggaaaaaaagaaggaagcaAGAGGAGGATGGTAAATATATGTGGATAACATCGAAAG ATTCGAATTGTAAAAAGCCCGCAGAAGAATCTGAAATTAAGGACGAAGAAACAGAGATAAGCCGATTGTTTGGATCCGAGCAGATTCATATTCATCGATGTTTGAAATGTGGTCGAGAAGCATCTAAACGCTCCATCATGCTTTTATGCAACTTAGTCTACCCAGATATCATAAATCCTG CAGAAGAAGTTCCATTCACATCAGTACTTGCGGGTAGTCTGAGACCGGAAAAAATAACACCTGCTTGGTGCGACAATTGTCAAAAATTTACACCAACTTTACAAACTAGACAATTGACAAAACTACCTCAAATCTTGGCTCTAAACTGCGGTTTGGATAGTCAACAG GATAAAGCTTTTTGGCAAAATCAAATGGATGTTGTTGTGCAGAGAGTTATAAATGGCAAAGATGCTAGCCCTGCTCGTAGCCCAGTCCCCATCACCATAAAGCCATGTCGTTATGGTGCAAATTGCACCAGAATTGGTTGCAGATTTAAACATGCTGGCAGGGATTCGG ATACTATACCGACATCAGCTACACCTCCAACAGCAACCACTCCAGTGCCAACACCACCGAGTCATCTTTACTATTCGCATTCGTGGGTTCCACATCACATAGAAATCGCATTGAATCCAAACGGGGAACTTTCCATGAACAAAATTGACAAGATTAGTCAGACGGACTACGGATTAGCCAATATCAATACTTCTCCATCAGCAATAGTTGAGAATGGTCAGGGTGATAACAAAGTACCCATTTTTGAGAAACTTGAAGAAAGTACACCAAACGAAAATCACATTGCTGAACCCGAAGGTAGAAGATTGTCTGACAATAGTTTGGAAATAGCTGGTGTAGGCAGCGTTAAAAAAGTACAGTATAGCCTCAGTGCAGTAGTTTGCCATATCgacgacaaaaatgatgaggaCAGAAGAAATATTGTTGCTTTAATACGCGTATCGCCAAGTTATCATGAGAGGTCAACGGGAAGTGCGGTGTCTCAGTGGTACatattcaacgatttttg tATATCTGCGGTTACTCCACAAGAAGCTGTGTGGTTTAATCTTGATTGGAAAGTACCTTGTGTACTTCATTATACCGCAGAACCACCCCTAGAAACATTGCCGTATGTGAGTCCACTTACCTCGGATGTGTTTGGTGAAGACAAATGCATTGCTCGTAGTGGCGGAACGAGAGGTATCACATTTACACCCTTGACATCAGACGAGATGCCAAAAAAAGGTGAATTGGTCGCAATCGATGCAGAATTTGTAACATTAAATCAGGAAGAGTCTGAGCTTCGAAGTGATGGCAAGATGTCCACGATCAAACCGAGTCACATGTCTGTTGCGAGAATAACATGCATACGAGG TCAGGGGCCACTGGAAGGTACTCCATTTATAGACGACTATATTAGCACTCAAGAACAAGTTGTGGATTATTTAACAAAGTTTAGTGGAATACAACCTGGAGATTTAGACGCTAATTTCAGCAGCAAACACTTGACGACATTGAAATCCACATATCAGAAACTACGATTCCTAGTAGACAATGGCATAATATTTGTGGGCCATGGGCTCAAAAATGATTTCAG AGTCATAAATTTGGTCGTACCAGCGGAACAAGTTATTGATACTGTGCTACTGTTTCACTTACCTCATCACCGGATGGTATCCTTGCGTTTTCTGACTTGGCATTTTCTTGGTAAGAAAATCCAATCAGAGACACACGATTCGACCGAAGATGCTCGTGCGGCACTagaattatataaaaaatataatgagcTTGAGGCACAAGGGAATTTAACAGAAACTCTCAAAGCATTGTATAGCGTCGGCACCAAACTACAGTGGAAG GTACCAGATAGCTGA
- the LOC105683498 gene encoding PAN2-PAN3 deadenylation complex catalytic subunit PAN2 isoform X1 — MDYSVLGHYDLSVEVVEGDPELIWEESNYDLSSEGFVPAAEQFGEEFAGAEFQETRTLLADGGDRFGVSTVTFDNVEELMWMGNQGGHVTSYYGPGLQKYTSFQVHATQEVRQIHPIDEGILVLTQSMLRCQLRRGIPIFTHMSANMIDMQCVLQTSPTRMLMGGHQEKIIDFNLTRGKETGLVHVGDHGCAILRQHSRLICAGNPAGRIDLRDPSTLSIEHTLDTHSGSLSDFDVQGNYLVTCGFSNSRQGLSVDRFLMAYDLRQMRALTPCTTLVYPLLLRFLPSYSSRVAVVSPLGQMQLLDTIYANVQPPMTCLYQVATAGAMALSFDVSSTSQCLCFGDSSGSIHFLATNMPEPQFNTFSRPTEFADPVETLQPIAFDDNMTPVSTIPMVYNGQSLLSDWPEEFMKKVYRKTPAIDAEILRTMKMQGTIGYAPNPQAFRRNQIPYNLEKRRGVATKLFAGDSRAKTDDGTFIAIPKRYRKIEVKYSRLGYDEFDFDQYNRTSFCGLEATLPNSYCNAMLQLLYYSEPVRIALLSHTCQREFCLSCELGFLFHMLDTSRGFPCQAANFLRAFRTVPEASALGLILSDLHPEAKRKTSLIRLIQSWNRFILHQMHYEILETRKRVQEEEEAARLKAGPKNPPFVYNEQDFPSILQDLGSRYRSHDEERKKRRKQEEDGKYMWITSKDSNCKKPAEESEIKDEETEISRLFGSEQIHIHRCLKCGREASKRSIMLLCNLVYPDIINPAEEVPFTSVLAGSLRPEKITPAWCDNCQKFTPTLQTRQLTKLPQILALNCGLDSQQDKAFWQNQMDVVVQRVINGKDASPARSPVPITIKPCRYGANCTRIGCRFKHAGRDSDTIPTSATPPTATTPVPTPPSHLYYSHSWVPHHIEIALNPNGELSMNKIDKISQTDYGLANINTSPSAIVENGQGDNKVPIFEKLEESTPNENHIAEPEGRRLSDNSLEIAGVGSVKKVQYSLSAVVCHIDDKNDEDRRNIVALIRVSPSYHERSTGSAVSQWYIFNDFCISAVTPQEAVWFNLDWKVPCVLHYTAEPPLETLPYVSPLTSDVFGEDKCIARSGGTRGITFTPLTSDEMPKKGELVAIDAEFVTLNQEESELRSDGKMSTIKPSHMSVARITCIRGQGPLEGTPFIDDYISTQEQVVDYLTKFSGIQPGDLDANFSSKHLTTLKSTYQKLRFLVDNGIIFVGHGLKNDFRVINLVVPAEQVIDTVLLFHLPHHRMVSLRFLTWHFLGKKIQSETHDSTEDARAALELYKKYNELEAQGNLTETLKALYSVGTKLQWKVPDS, encoded by the exons ATGGACTATTCGGTACTGGGCCACTACGATCTTTCAGTTGAGGTCGTGGAGGGTGACCCGGAGCTCATCT gGGAAGAATCAAACTATGACTTATCTAGCGAGGGGTTTGTACCTGCTGCAGAGCAATTTGGGGAAGAATTTGCAGGGGCTGAGTTCCAAGAAACGAGAACGCTACTTGCAGATGGCGGCGATAGGTTTGGTGTGTCCACTGTCACTTTTGATAATGTGGAAGAACTCATGTGGATGGGTAATCAAGGG GGTCACGTGACATCGTATTATGGACCTGGCCTTCAGAAATATACATCATTCCAAGTGCACGCAACTCAAGAAGTGCGCCAAATCCATCCAATCGATGAGGGAATCCTTGTGTTAACCCAGAGCATGCTACGATGCCAACTACGTCGTGGTATACCAATATttacacacat GTCTGCGAATATGATCGATATGCAATGCGTTCTCCAAACTTCACCAACGAGAATGCTAATGGGAGGTCatcaggaaaaaataatcgatttcAATCTCACCAGGGGGAAAGAGACAGGATTG GTGCACGTAGGAGACCACGGCTGTGCGATACTTAGACAACATAGCAGACTAATATGTGCCGGAAATCCTGCAGGCAGGATTGATCTTCGAGATCCAAGTACTTTGTCTATAGAACACACTTTGGATACGCACAGCGGCTCACTTAGCGATTTTGATGTTCAGGGAAATTATCTTGTCACCTGTGGATTCAGCAACAG CCGCCAGGGGCTCTCGGTGGATAGGTTTTTGATGGCCTATGATTTGAGACAAATGCGAGCTCTCACCCCATGCACAACCCTTGTCTACCCACTACTACTGAGATTTCTACCAAGCTATTCAAGCCGAGTAGCCGTTGTGTCACCCTTAGGACAAATGCAACTTTTGGATACGATTTATGCAAATGTGCAACCACCCATGACTTGCTTGTACCAA GTAGCTACTGCGGGTGCAATGGCGTTATCATTCGACGTTTCTTCCACGTCGCAATGTCTATGCTTCGGTGATTCATCTGGGTCAATTCACTTTCTGGCCACAAACATGCCGGAACCGCAGTTCAATACGTTTTCCAG ACCTACCGAGTTTGCTGACCCAGTCGAAACACTTCAGCCTATTGCGTTTGATGATAATATGACACCAGTGAGCACGATACCTATGGTATACAACGGTCAATCATTACTGAGCGATTGGCCTGAAGAATTTATGAAGAAAGTTTACAG aaaaacacCTGCGATTGATGCAGAAATATTACGCACAATGAAGATGCAAGGGACCATAGGATACGCTCCTAATCCTCAGGCTTTCCGCAGAAACCAA ATTCCGTACAATTTGGAAAAACGACGCGGTGTAGCAACAAAACTATTCGCAGGGGATTCTCGCGCAAAGACAGACGATGGTACCTTTATTGCAATTCCTAAACGTTatcgtaaaattgaagttAAATATTCACGTCTTGGATATGATGAGTTTGATTTCGATCAATACAATCGAACCAGCTTTTGTGGCTTGGAAGCAACTCTGCCAAATAGCTATTGCAATGCTATGCTTCAG CTCCTGTACTACAGCGAACCAGTAAGAATAGCACTGTTGTCCCATACGTGCCAAAGAGAATTTTGCCTGTCTTGCGAACTGGGTTTTCTCTTCCACATGTTGGACACTTCTCGAGGCTTTCCGTGTCAAGCTGCAAATTTTCTTAGAGCTTTTAGAACCGTTCCTGAAGCTTCAGCTCTAGGGCTCATACTTAGCGATCTCCATCccgaagcaaaaagaaaaactagtTTGATTAGGTTGATTCAG AGCTGGAACAGATTTATTCTACACCAAATGCACTACGAAATTTTAGAGACGCGTAAACGTGTtcaggaagaggaggaggctGCCCGTCTTAAAGCAGGACCTAAAAACCCTCCATTTGTTTATAACGAGCAGGATTTTCCCAGCATACTTCAAGACCTTGGTTCTAGATACAGAAGTCATGACGAggagcggaaaaaaagaaggaagcaAGAGGAGGATGGTAAATATATGTGGATAACATCGAAAG ATTCGAATTGTAAAAAGCCCGCAGAAGAATCTGAAATTAAGGACGAAGAAACAGAGATAAGCCGATTGTTTGGATCCGAGCAGATTCATATTCATCGATGTTTGAAATGTGGTCGAGAAGCATCTAAACGCTCCATCATGCTTTTATGCAACTTAGTCTACCCAGATATCATAAATCCTG CAGAAGAAGTTCCATTCACATCAGTACTTGCGGGTAGTCTGAGACCGGAAAAAATAACACCTGCTTGGTGCGACAATTGTCAAAAATTTACACCAACTTTACAAACTAGACAATTGACAAAACTACCTCAAATCTTGGCTCTAAACTGCGGTTTGGATAGTCAACAG GATAAAGCTTTTTGGCAAAATCAAATGGATGTTGTTGTGCAGAGAGTTATAAATGGCAAAGATGCTAGCCCTGCTCGTAGCCCAGTCCCCATCACCATAAAGCCATGTCGTTATGGTGCAAATTGCACCAGAATTGGTTGCAGATTTAAACATGCTGGCAGGGATTCGG ATACTATACCGACATCAGCTACACCTCCAACAGCAACCACTCCAGTGCCAACACCACCGAGTCATCTTTACTATTCGCATTCGTGGGTTCCACATCACATAGAAATCGCATTGAATCCAAACGGGGAACTTTCCATGAACAAAATTGACAAGATTAGTCAGACGGACTACGGATTAGCCAATATCAATACTTCTCCATCAGCAATAGTTGAGAATGGTCAGGGTGATAACAAAGTACCCATTTTTGAGAAACTTGAAGAAAGTACACCAAACGAAAATCACATTGCTGAACCCGAAGGTAGAAGATTGTCTGACAATAGTTTGGAAATAGCTGGTGTAGGCAGCGTTAAAAAAGTACAGTATAGCCTCAGTGCAGTAGTTTGCCATATCgacgacaaaaatgatgaggaCAGAAGAAATATTGTTGCTTTAATACGCGTATCGCCAAGTTATCATGAGAGGTCAACGGGAAGTGCGGTGTCTCAGTGGTACatattcaacgatttttg tATATCTGCGGTTACTCCACAAGAAGCTGTGTGGTTTAATCTTGATTGGAAAGTACCTTGTGTACTTCATTATACCGCAGAACCACCCCTAGAAACATTGCCGTATGTGAGTCCACTTACCTCGGATGTGTTTGGTGAAGACAAATGCATTGCTCGTAGTGGCGGAACGAGAGGTATCACATTTACACCCTTGACATCAGACGAGATGCCAAAAAAAGGTGAATTGGTCGCAATCGATGCAGAATTTGTAACATTAAATCAGGAAGAGTCTGAGCTTCGAAGTGATGGCAAGATGTCCACGATCAAACCGAGTCACATGTCTGTTGCGAGAATAACATGCATACGAGG TCAGGGGCCACTGGAAGGTACTCCATTTATAGACGACTATATTAGCACTCAAGAACAAGTTGTGGATTATTTAACAAAGTTTAGTGGAATACAACCTGGAGATTTAGACGCTAATTTCAGCAGCAAACACTTGACGACATTGAAATCCACATATCAGAAACTACGATTCCTAGTAGACAATGGCATAATATTTGTGGGCCATGGGCTCAAAAATGATTTCAG AGTCATAAATTTGGTCGTACCAGCGGAACAAGTTATTGATACTGTGCTACTGTTTCACTTACCTCATCACCGGATGGTATCCTTGCGTTTTCTGACTTGGCATTTTCTTGGTAAGAAAATCCAATCAGAGACACACGATTCGACCGAAGATGCTCGTGCGGCACTagaattatataaaaaatataatgagcTTGAGGCACAAGGGAATTTAACAGAAACTCTCAAAGCATTGTATAGCGTCGGCACCAAACTACAGTGGAAG GTACCAGATAGCTGA